A portion of the Clostridium gelidum genome contains these proteins:
- a CDS encoding ABC transporter ATP-binding protein, which translates to MLKLFRFLKQYSLQIVAVILLIFTQVLANLYLPNLMADIVDKGIVQKDVVQTISFLGFSGSYQGVDYILRTGGIMLLISAGGAVCSVISTFLSSRTAVGFGRILRNELFTKVEGFSLHEFDKVGTATLITRTTNDVTQIQAVTIMIFSIMLFAPLTAIGGIVMALREDAPLTWIFAVIIPLLGIIIGVTLKSAMPLFKLMQVKIDKLNLVLREGLTGIRVIRAFNRIDTEKVRFDDASIDLMDNAIKVNKIMAFLMPMMMLIMNVTTVAIIWFGGIRIDAGNMQIGSLIAFIQYGMQILFGFLMLSMVFIMIPRAQASAIRINEVLEMEPEILDPQKAILADKESGYVEFKDVSFSYPGADQPAVSNINFSAKPGEITAIIGGTGSGKSTLINLIPRFYDATSGCVLVDGVDVREMSQESLRAKIGFVPQQTVLFSGTIAENIKYGKDNATIEEIEHAAKVAQATDFINTMSEGYEHVIAQGGTNISGGQKQRLSIARALVRKPEIYIFDDSFSALDFKTDARLRASLKNETAKATVLIIAQRVATVMDADRIIVLDDGAISGMGTHKELLTSCKVYHEIVSSQLSEEELA; encoded by the coding sequence ATGCTTAAATTGTTTAGGTTTCTAAAACAATACTCATTACAAATAGTTGCAGTAATTTTATTAATTTTTACGCAAGTTCTTGCAAATCTGTATTTACCAAATTTAATGGCTGATATAGTTGATAAAGGTATAGTACAAAAGGATGTAGTTCAAACTATTTCATTTTTAGGATTTAGTGGTTCGTATCAAGGTGTAGATTACATTCTTAGAACAGGTGGAATCATGTTACTTATTTCAGCAGGTGGGGCTGTATGCTCAGTTATATCTACATTCTTATCTTCAAGAACTGCTGTGGGTTTTGGTAGAATTCTTCGTAATGAATTATTTACCAAAGTTGAAGGTTTTTCATTGCATGAGTTTGATAAGGTTGGTACTGCTACTCTTATAACAAGAACTACAAATGATGTTACTCAAATTCAAGCAGTAACTATAATGATTTTTTCTATTATGCTTTTTGCACCTTTAACTGCCATAGGTGGTATTGTTATGGCTTTAAGAGAGGATGCACCTTTAACTTGGATTTTTGCAGTAATAATTCCTCTCCTTGGAATTATCATTGGAGTAACACTTAAATCAGCTATGCCATTATTTAAATTGATGCAAGTAAAAATAGACAAATTGAATCTTGTATTACGTGAAGGACTTACTGGAATTCGTGTAATACGTGCTTTTAACCGTATAGATACAGAAAAAGTTAGATTTGATGATGCAAGCATTGATCTTATGGATAATGCTATAAAAGTAAATAAGATTATGGCATTTTTAATGCCAATGATGATGTTAATTATGAATGTTACAACTGTTGCTATAATTTGGTTTGGTGGTATACGAATAGATGCTGGTAATATGCAAATTGGTTCATTAATAGCATTTATTCAATATGGAATGCAAATTTTATTTGGTTTTTTAATGCTTTCTATGGTATTTATAATGATACCGAGAGCTCAAGCTTCTGCCATAAGAATAAATGAAGTATTAGAAATGGAACCAGAAATTTTAGATCCACAGAAGGCTATACTTGCTGATAAAGAAAGTGGATATGTTGAGTTTAAAGATGTAAGTTTTAGCTACCCTGGTGCAGATCAGCCAGCTGTGAGTAACATAAATTTTAGTGCGAAGCCAGGTGAAATAACTGCAATTATTGGTGGTACAGGTTCAGGTAAATCTACCTTAATAAACTTAATACCGCGTTTTTATGATGCAACTAGTGGTTGCGTACTCGTGGATGGAGTAGATGTAAGAGAAATGAGTCAAGAAAGTCTTAGAGCAAAAATAGGTTTTGTTCCTCAACAGACAGTACTTTTTTCTGGAACAATTGCTGAAAATATAAAATATGGTAAGGATAATGCTACTATTGAAGAAATTGAGCATGCAGCTAAAGTAGCTCAGGCTACAGATTTTATTAATACAATGTCAGAAGGCTATGAACATGTTATAGCTCAAGGAGGCACAAATATTTCTGGTGGACAAAAACAACGTTTATCCATAGCGCGTGCTTTAGTTAGAAAGCCTGAAATATATATTTTTGATGACAGTTTTTCAGCACTTGACTTTAAAACTGATGCACGATTACGTGCATCACTTAAAAATGAGACAGCAAAAGCTACAGTACTTATTATTGCTCAAAGAGTTGCAACAGTTATGGATGCAGATAGAATCATAGTTTTAGATGATGGCGCTATTTC
- a CDS encoding MarR family winged helix-turn-helix transcriptional regulator, translated as MDTVNDSMEVARLFQEVMHLFKHNMKKLLGDAGISAPQGMVIGLLSKNKKMKITELSSKLCLSNSTVSGIIDRLEAQEMVVRERSKEDKRVVYVSISPNFEDMHKVFHKQMEKNVEKIISQGSPEELRKISEGLDALKKLLSVQQE; from the coding sequence ATGGACACAGTAAACGATAGTATGGAAGTTGCAAGACTTTTCCAAGAGGTAATGCATTTATTTAAACATAATATGAAAAAGTTGCTTGGTGATGCAGGTATTTCTGCACCACAAGGTATGGTTATTGGACTTTTGAGTAAGAATAAGAAAATGAAGATAACAGAACTTAGTAGTAAGCTTTGTTTATCAAATAGTACTGTATCTGGAATTATAGATAGGCTTGAAGCACAGGAAATGGTGGTAAGAGAAAGAAGTAAAGAGGATAAGAGAGTAGTTTATGTAAGTATATCTCCAAACTTTGAAGATATGCATAAAGTTTTTCATAAGCAAATGGAAAAAAACGTTGAAAAAATAATCAGTCAAGGAAGCCCAGAAGAACTTCGCAAAATATCTGAAGGCTTAGATGCACTTAAGAAACTCTTAAGTGTTCAGCAAGAATAA
- a CDS encoding nitroreductase family protein produces MQKFKTVLINTKEKGGLTVIDLPFNAAEEFNVKKGTIKVYGNINGVDYRNKLISRGNGKYIMSVDKKLKKKIGINVDDMEIEVTMDLDKEALYDSGERKVIENELCNINVLTAINSRQSIRIFSSKDVEKSKIDTILQAGFCAPNAKGKRPWHFVITNNKVVISNMADENNHKPFLTANCCIIVCGDKNIEGINEFLLEDCSASAQNILIAAHGLGLGATWCGLLKSCPSYKYICEYFNLPEKVIPIAVIALGYHAEEKEFTPRYDGTKVHWEKW; encoded by the coding sequence ATGCAGAAGTTTAAAACAGTTTTAATAAACACAAAAGAGAAAGGTGGTCTTACTGTTATTGATTTACCATTTAATGCAGCAGAAGAGTTTAATGTTAAAAAAGGCACAATAAAAGTATATGGTAACATTAATGGTGTAGATTATAGAAATAAGCTTATTTCAAGAGGAAATGGGAAATATATAATGAGCGTGGATAAAAAATTGAAGAAAAAAATTGGCATTAATGTAGATGATATGGAAATTGAGGTTACTATGGATCTTGATAAAGAGGCATTATATGATTCAGGAGAACGCAAAGTTATTGAAAATGAATTATGCAATATTAATGTTTTAACTGCAATTAATTCAAGACAAAGCATACGAATATTTTCATCTAAAGATGTTGAAAAATCAAAGATTGATACCATTCTTCAAGCAGGTTTTTGTGCGCCAAATGCAAAAGGAAAGCGACCTTGGCATTTTGTTATAACAAATAATAAAGTTGTCATTTCAAATATGGCAGATGAAAACAATCATAAGCCTTTTCTTACAGCAAATTGTTGTATAATAGTTTGTGGAGATAAGAATATAGAAGGCATAAATGAATTTTTATTAGAGGATTGTTCAGCTTCTGCACAAAATATATTGATTGCAGCTCATGGGTTAGGCTTAGGTGCTACCTGGTGTGGATTACTTAAATCATGTCCAAGTTATAAATATATTTGTGAGTATTTTAATTTGCCAGAGAAAGTTATTCCAATTGCAGTAATTGCATTAGGCTATCATGCAGAAGAAAAAGAGTTTACGCCAAGATATGATGGAACTAAGGTACACTGGGAAAAATGGTAA
- a CDS encoding effector binding domain-containing protein produces MNYYERIQKSIDYIERNLENKIDLNLVAKEAYMSQSNYYRLFFAIVGHSIKEYIRLRRISFAAFDIRSSNVCIIDIAVKYDFNSGDTFSRAFKRITGFLPSDFREQNQIYSFERMNVMDKYFDVQDKKLLEKYPDIKVLKKLETMRVAYYCYYGKHSEDNAFTVMREWINKTGMNINEQKLRIWGFDNPSPSEGHDEYGYEVCITIDEDIDVNDDKIKTKFLDGGLYAVIGVKPDENGEIGYEIMKAWKRFNNWLTDSKYIYGGHQWLEEHLGFDDNFNHIGGVDLYMPIMEKNNIDMIKTFENVEPMWTATYMVTGKDAIDKGRDYFLKWAASEGLFSDNLNNRFFAYYNYERIGHDDFFFKIHTTVDKEFKTDNPNIKLEEFKGGYYAVMKSKYKYNGWALGEFMNWMSKSKEYCIGDYWFFEEYKINDPHIEMETDMILYMPIKVKV; encoded by the coding sequence TTGAACTATTATGAACGCATACAAAAATCTATTGATTACATTGAAAGAAACCTTGAAAATAAGATTGATTTAAATCTTGTAGCCAAAGAAGCATACATGTCACAATCTAACTACTATAGATTGTTTTTTGCTATTGTTGGTCATTCAATAAAAGAATATATTAGGCTTCGTAGAATTAGTTTTGCAGCTTTTGATATTAGAAGTAGCAATGTTTGTATAATTGACATTGCTGTGAAGTATGACTTTAATAGTGGAGATACATTTTCAAGAGCTTTTAAGCGTATTACTGGATTTTTGCCAAGTGATTTCAGAGAGCAAAATCAAATATATAGCTTTGAAAGGATGAATGTTATGGATAAATATTTTGATGTTCAGGATAAAAAACTCCTTGAAAAATATCCTGATATAAAAGTTCTAAAAAAACTTGAAACTATGAGAGTAGCTTATTATTGCTATTATGGAAAACACTCTGAAGATAATGCTTTTACAGTAATGAGAGAGTGGATAAATAAGACTGGGATGAATATAAATGAGCAAAAATTACGAATTTGGGGTTTTGATAATCCTAGTCCATCAGAAGGTCATGATGAATATGGTTATGAAGTTTGTATTACAATTGATGAAGATATAGATGTTAATGATGATAAAATTAAAACAAAATTTCTTGATGGAGGGCTTTATGCTGTAATTGGTGTAAAACCAGATGAGAATGGTGAAATAGGATATGAAATAATGAAAGCATGGAAAAGATTCAATAACTGGTTGACAGATAGTAAATACATTTATGGTGGTCACCAATGGCTTGAAGAACATTTGGGTTTTGATGATAACTTCAATCATATAGGTGGAGTAGATTTATATATGCCTATTATGGAAAAGAATAATATCGATATGATAAAAACTTTTGAAAATGTTGAACCTATGTGGACAGCTACTTATATGGTGACAGGCAAAGATGCAATCGATAAAGGGAGAGACTACTTTCTAAAATGGGCAGCATCTGAAGGGTTATTTAGTGACAACTTAAATAATAGATTTTTTGCTTATTATAACTATGAAAGAATTGGACATGATGATTTCTTTTTCAAAATCCATACAACTGTTGATAAAGAATTTAAAACAGATAACCCTAACATAAAGTTAGAGGAATTCAAAGGTGGATATTATGCCGTTATGAAATCTAAATATAAATATAATGGATGGGCTTTGGGAGAGTTTATGAATTGGATGTCCAAAAGTAAGGAGTATTGTATTGGGGATTATTGGTTTTTTGAAGAATATAAAATCAATGACCCACATATTGAAATGGAAACAGATATGATATTGTATATGCCAATAAAAGTAAAAGTTTAA
- a CDS encoding HD-GYP domain-containing protein, giving the protein MITNSDMYHDIIESLTAALDAKDVYTSGHSTRVGNMAYDLAKNFELDDYDLQMIHIAGHLHDIGKIGVPDNILNKKDKLNAYEWELMKSHSEMGYNIVKKAESLKEISSIVLHHHERWDGAGYPKGLSKEKIPLGARIIAVCDSIDAMRSNRPYRKTASNTECYNEILKNKGLMYDPNVTDCIIENWNNIVVSYYSK; this is encoded by the coding sequence ATGATAACAAATTCTGATATGTACCACGATATAATAGAAAGTTTAACTGCTGCCTTAGATGCAAAAGATGTTTATACATCAGGTCATTCTACTAGAGTTGGCAATATGGCATATGATTTAGCTAAAAATTTCGAACTTGACGATTATGATTTACAAATGATTCATATTGCTGGTCACCTGCATGATATTGGTAAAATTGGAGTGCCGGATAATATATTAAATAAAAAAGATAAACTCAATGCTTATGAGTGGGAACTTATGAAAAGTCATTCTGAAATGGGATATAATATTGTGAAAAAAGCAGAAAGTTTAAAAGAGATATCTTCTATTGTTTTACATCATCACGAAAGGTGGGATGGTGCTGGATATCCTAAAGGACTATCAAAAGAAAAAATTCCACTAGGCGCTAGAATAATTGCTGTTTGTGATTCTATAGATGCTATGAGAAGTAACAGACCGTATAGAAAAACAGCAAGTAACACTGAATGCTATAATGAAATATTAAAAAATAAAGGACTAATGTATGATCCTAACGTCACTGACTGCATAATTGAAAATTGGAATAATATTGTAGTTTCTTATTATTCAAAATAA